DNA from Garra rufa chromosome 5, GarRuf1.0, whole genome shotgun sequence:
CATATAATATAGCTAATATGAATAAATATCAAGTAACACACTACAGTTGAACTTATAATTAAGAACTTTAAGTATGTTAATAAACACgtcaaaacatgacaaaaatgcACAAACTTTTAATTTGCcattattacaaagtgcactttttttaAGGTTTATTGTTTTTAACACTCATGACAGTGTATTCTCTTTAGGTACACTTATGTggtctttttttcccctgtcttaatattattgttttttttaaaaaaaaaaaaataaatatatatatatatatatatatatatatatatacatttgttacaaaatatagatttgaagtacactacaagtgcacatttaaTAGATTAAGCACTTCTTTTTCAAAGGGTCAGGTGAAGACTGCTCACAaatcagctttgcttcacaggaataaatgaaattttaaaatacatttatatagaaagcagttattttctatccaaaatatataaaaaaaatctttccaaccCCAAACCTTTAAATCTATCCCCACAAAGATAGCAATATCCATAATTCTTGTCCTTTTAGGTACATttttggtccccatgaggaaacaagcttaaaAATCATAAagaattacgttttttttttaaatcgaaaaATACAGAAAGtttcctgtgagggctaggtttaggtgtagggcaatagaaaataTTGCACCTATTGCACCATTACGCCCATAAAAATGTGCCCATAAAACATGTACacacaacgtgtgtgtgtgtgtgtgtgtgtgtgtgtgtgtgtgtgtgtgtgtgtgtgtgtgtgtgtgtgtgtgtgtgtgtgtgtgtgtgtgtgtgtgtgtgtgtgtgtgtgtgtgtgtgtgtgtgttacccgCAGGGCTCCAAGGTTCTCAAGAAGCTGGTCTGTATTGGAGACACCAAGAAGTACAGAACTGACCCCTTCACTACGCAAACACCACGCTGAGTGAGAGATTTCACAAAAACTTATTAGACACAAGCACTGTTTTTATAAAGAACATCATGCATTTGAAAGCACAGATCATTCAATGACCATCTGATGCACATTGCACACAAAAATGACAAGCACTTCTCTTACCGAAAAGAAGTATTCTTCAagtactttatgtagtaagtatacaaatatcagtatACTAGtaatgtactatttcaatactccgaCCTTGGGACTAaactggcccactttctagtatacaAAAGTATGCTTTTAagtgagtacacaactagtttacatctgtgttttcagtttgtactgcaagcatactaaaagtgaacttataggtatactgatagtttactaattaaatgcttttttagtacattttttagaagtatagtctcagtgaaCTACTAGTTTAGTTGTTTTATACAGCAAGTATacttttctttaagtgaactttacatcatactttaaaggaacactccactttttttggaaataggctcattctccagctccccccgagttaataagttgatttttaccgttttgaaatccattcagccgttctcttgttctggcgatatcacttttagcatagcttagcataaatcattgaatcctattagaccagtagcatcgcgttcaaaaatgaccaacgagtttcgatatttgtcctatttaaaacttgactcttctgtagttatattgtgtactaagaccagcagaaatgtaaagcagcggttttctaggctgataagattaggaactacactcccattccggcgtaatagtcgaggaagtttgctgccgtaacatggccgaagcaggcgcattaatatcacacagcgcctgaaattagatcccagctaggtaacttccaatgtgaccggtgctaagtttgtgtaattccggttgttgcagctgtcagagttgcagctggtaaattgttagtggctggatttacctgtgtgtgattagctatggttatgtgcattgtaaggggctgtgatagtaagtcgaagacgtaatctactaccatctttcatagaattcccacgaaaaaaaaagcaatttcgactaatgaatcaatggctggctgctctgaacatagatctcaaaacaccgttagaaacgatcaagaaatggcgtgtttgctccgagaattttgaaccagatgactatttggatagttttaccgatactacagcacggcgtctaaaggacacggcgatcccaacaatcttcaaactaacgttacagacaggacaacgaggagcatcgcccacggctgtgaaatgcaacccctgacgactaggtttgggcgaacagttggcttagtatttgctatgaccaaattccatgtgtgattgcaaaagaaagttattgcgaacagtcggtggtgttttaaagtcagttttgagtaaaagtgtacatcatgaatgtaagcctgaaaatgcaaactgacagtatgcatttaaaatctttatattatataatgtagcaggaataacttactcttgcgacagctggccattaggtccactcggcgtgtgacgttttttctagtttattttgtcaaaccggaaaaaaaaatcgactattgcaggatgcagcattgcatccaagtcctcggatgttgcgacctgacacttcctcatcaggtagatcgacccttgccatcgatggcaatacctggtcccactcgcgacaacacaggcactcactttcagttggcacgggttggcaagccccaccagcgcgaatctgctctcctcatcccttctgtcccaggcagttcagacacactttcttgtctttcgcgtaccaaaaccttagcttcagtgaattctggttcaaattgatacggtttaggatctgcaccaaagtaaatatcctctaaatcgtctctcacaaatgtctccatggcgaggaacgctgtctgtgctgtgcatgcacgttggatatgttgacggaagtaaacatttgcacatgtgctgtgtggtgttattgcgcctgcttcggccatgttacggcagcaaacttccttgactattacgccggaatgggagtgtagttcctaatcttatcggcctagaaaaccgtatctttacatttccgctggtcttagtacgcgatataactacagaagagtcaagttttaaataggacaaatatcgaaactcgttggtcatttttgaacgtgatgctattggtctaataggattcaatgatctatgctaagctatgctaaaagtgatatcgccagaacaggagaacggctgaatgaatttcaaaacagtaaaaatcaacttattaactcggggggagttggagaatgagcctatttccaaaaaaagtggagtgttcctttaagtatactactatgtccctatgaattattattaaatattcgttgtatatattttgttatatgaatatctgaacatacaaaacatcaaaagaaagaacaggggatctgcttgtaaacaaaaacattttattccagCTTCATGCAtgcttttttataaacacttgaatgtggctaagtttcataaataaaaaagaaataaacaacattttgaacaaaaagctaaaaataagacttgatgataatcaaaacgtagatggagttgatcaacaccccaaagcttgacagtcattattacctcttcatgagtcaacattttattccataatgttACTCAGTTTtctatatctatggttttgatgctgttttatgccTGACGAtttgttagattacatgtggaagcatctgttgtttcggtttcttcttcacttgtgttttggaaattctgtccaGAAGATGGACAATAGAGCTCCtagtgtataacaatgaaaacactgaTTCAAAGAgctaaatatatttagactttttctaagtataagtcgtatttttagtttaaaataagaatactaatagcacacttgaataaacttctttttctaaATATGGTCTTCTCTAATTTGTCTGGCTGACTTCCGAGAACACATGTGAGTGGCCAGAATAAGCTTGAAAGTGGACCAGACCATTAAGGCCAATAGCACACAGACGCTCACCAATAGCGAGCTGAGAAGCCGTGCAGCCCAGTCTGTCAGCCACCAGATGGAGCTCTTTGATTTTTGCCAGCTGTCTGCGCCCTTCTTCACTGTACACTCGCTCCTTCAGCCACTGATAACCCTAAAACATGTGTTACTGAATTAGACTTAATTAGACCAAATAGCACTGAGAAAATGAAAAGGGATTGGCAGGGAGGAGAGACAATATACTGCTGTTGACAATCTCTTCATGACTCACTTTCATCGCTGCTCTTGAACAGTCAGGAACACCTTCGCTGTATTTCCCAGTGATCAGGCCACACGCCAGAGGAGACCAGGTCATCGCGCCAACACCTGACCAACATGAGACATTGAGTTAGATCTGTCCTAATTCAACCTCAAATCAAACGATTAAAACCACAAAATCAAGTAATTACAACAAACTATAAATGAACTAAGATGTTGCATGTTAAAAaggtttacactgcaaaaatgcttttcttagattttttttgtcttgtttccagccaaaatatctacaaattcttaaaccaagaatgattttctagacgagtaaaaattattttgttttcagaaagaacaagtccaaatgaagtgagtttttgcttgaaacaagcaaaataatctgccaatggggtaagaaaaataatcttgttttctgtttgaaatattttttttttcttatcccattggtggattattttgcttgttctaagcaaaaactcacttaattttgacttgtttttcaaaaagcaagaaaaaaaatttgctttacaagacaaaaaatcaaaataagaaaagcattttttttgctgtGTAACCTTGAaccttacactgcaaaaaaaaaaaatgcttttcttacttagatttttggtctttttccagccaaaatatttacaaattcttaaatcaagaaggattttctagacgaataaaaataattttcatgttttcagaaaaaaaaagttaaaattaattgagtttttgcttgaaacaagcaaaataatctgccaatggggtaagaaaaataatcttgttttctgtttgaattattttttttttcttatcccattggtggattattttgcttgttttttctgaaaacaagaaaataacattacactgcaaaaaaaaatgcttttcttacttaaattttttatttacaaattcttaaatcaagaaggattttctagacgagtaaaaatcatcttcatgttttcagaaagtttttgcttagaacaagcaaaataatctgccaatgggataagcaaaaacaatcttatttcaaacagaaaacaagattatttttcttaccccattggcagattatttagcatgTTTCGAGCAAAAACACtgatttttgacttgtttttttttctgaaaacataaaAGTAATTTTTACTTCCTACTtggctgtaaacaagacaaaaaatctaagtaaaaaaatttttgcagtgtagatCATGCCGTTATATTCTGTATTGGCTAATTATAACCTTACAGTATGAAACATCTCAAAACATAAGAAATAATGCATTACATTGTAGCATATTTCACAACTGATTTTTGGctttaaattatgttttagaaaatattttGCTTGTGCTTTGAAGAACTACACTTGATTATACTAAAGTGCATGTAAACTAGCTGATTATAATTTGATTTATAAACACTCTTAAGTTCAATTACgtttcatttaattgcaattaacatgcaatcAAGTGTCCAAAAGCATGACATTTGAGTTCATATTTGACATTTGAGTGTATTGATTTAAAGCATGACATTTAGAAGTAAGTTATTAGTGCACTTGTTTTCAACAAAGGTAATGTCCGGACTGAATTCATTCAAAGGTAACTCTTGTGGACTGACCGATCTTGTGGTAGAGCTCCGGCAGCTGCACTTCCACTTTATCCCTCTGGAAATAGTGATACTCGGCCTGCTCACACACCGGTGGGATTAGGTTAAACTGCCTCGCTACAGAGTATGCCtcctaaacacacaaacacacacaaatcaaGGGGTTAAATTGTTCTTTCAGTGGCTAAGATATTAATAATCAATGTAAACCGCCATTCAAGGGAGTGACTAATACAGTAGTAGTGACATAATCAAtttattcactgcaaaaaatgcttttatagtttagattttttgtcttgtgtccagccaaaatatctaaaaattcttaaatcaagaaggattttctagacgagtaaaaattattttcttgttttcagaaaaaacaagtgaaaattaagtgagcttttgcttagaacaagccaaaaaatctgccaatggggtaagaaaataaatcttatttcaaacagaaaacaagattatttttcttaccccattggcagattattttgcttgtttccagcaaaaatgtacttaatattgactttttttctgaaaacaagacaataatttttactcatctagaaaatccttcttgatttaagagtttttagatattttggctggaaacaagacaaaaaaatctaagctagaaaagcattttttgcagtgttgagaTTTTGTACAGTAGTTTGTATATATATTCAGATAATctgttggcagattatttagcttgttctaagcaaaaactcactttattttgatttgttttttctagaagatttttagatattttggctggaaaatctacgaaagaaaagcattttttgcagtgtgaaaatTTATAGCtttgctcacaggaataaataacattttaaaatatatccaaatagaaaacagctattttaaatgctaaaaatatttcacaatattactgcttttgctgtagcagaagagagcagaagagacttatttaaaaaaacaaaacaaaaaaaaaaaacactgtaaaaatcttactgttaaaaacgtttgactacactgcaaaaaaatgcttacttagatgttttttgtcttgtttccaggcaaaatatctaaaatttcttaaatcaagaaggattttctagataagcAAAAACTGtgttcttgtttttagaaaaaacaagtcaaaattaaatgagtttttgcttagaacaagctaaataatctgccaattgggtaagaaaaaaaaaatctaatttcaaccagatgattttttttctaaccccattggcagattattttgcttgttctaagcaaaaactcactttattttgatttgttttttctaAACACTAAAACACAATCTTACttgaacaagacaaaaaaaaaatctatgtaagaaaagcattttttgcagtgtgaaaatttagctttgctcacacgaataaattacattttaaaatatatccaaatagaaaacagctatttcagatggtaaaaatatttcacaatattgctgcttttgctgtattttggatcaaataaatgcaggctcggtgagcagaacagacttattgaagaaaaaaaaatcttactgttcaaaaacttttcccTGGTAGTGTAGTCTCATCACTAAAGTAtgcttatatataaatataaacaaatataaaattatatagcTGGATAGCACAATTAGTAGCTTGTAATGTAATGAGCTACTTTCTCTAAGGAGTTGCAAGTCGTGCAATTTATAAAACTTGTGGCTTGACTTACATGCATCATAAAATGAGAAACCGAGTTTTGGCATACTGAGAGAGAATAGATCATACCATGATCTCCATGGCACTCCAGCGTGACGTGCCCCAGTACATGGCCATCCCCTGGTTTATAACAAACGTCATCGCACGTACTACCTCTGCAGACAAACACACAACAGTGCTTGTGATAAGCGATATGCCATAAAGTATGCATTCGTCACACGTGCCACGAGAGATGAGAGATGTGAAAGAATTGACAGACCTTCCATCGGGCTGTTCACATCGTTTCGGTTGGCAAAGACAATATCCACGTAATCCAGCTGTAGTCTAGACAGGGAACCTCTGAGACCTGTACACACATCACCATCACTGTCTGTCCgctttattattatcatcatcctcagagtCATACTCAACACTTTACCTTCTATGATGTGCTTTCTGGACAGGCCTCTCTCCGTCTCTGCCCTGAGGATTAGGAACGCAAATGTCAGACAGGAAAACCATATAGTCTATAGAGGATAActatttacatctcacaattctgactttatttctcagaactgcaagaaaaaagtaaatactGGGAGATTCAGACctgcaattatgaggaaaaagtcacaactgcaagtttaaatcctacaattctgattctgattctgatttctgatttctcagaactgctagaaaaaagtcagaattgggagatttaAACctgcaattatgaggaaaaaaaatctgaactgcaAGTTTAAATtctacaattctgtctttatttctcagaactgcaagaaaaaaatctgaattgggagatataaatctgcaattatgagaaaaaatacagaattaaaattttatatctcacaattctgactttatttctcagaactgcaagaaaaaaatcagaactgcaaaTTTAAATCCcacaaataatgactttatttctcagaattgaaagaaacAAAGTAGAATtgggagacataaacttgcaattatgagaaaaaaatcatatttatttctcagaatcgcaaaaaaaaaaaaaaaatgatttgcaagtttatatcccacaattctgactttatttctcagaactgctagaaaaaagtcagaattgggagatatagacctgcaattatgagaaaaaagacagaactaAAAtgttatatcccacaattctgactttatttctcagaattgcaagaaaaaatgtaGAATTGGGAGACATAGACctgcaattatgaggaaaaaaatcacaactgcaagtttatatcccacaattctgactttatttctcagaattgcaagaaacaaagtaGAATtgggagacataaacttgcaattatgagaaaaaatcagaactgtaagtttaaatcctacaattctgactttatttctcagaactgcaagaaaaaaatcagaactgcaaatttaaatcccacaattatgactttattactcagaattgaaagaaacAAAGTAGAATtgggagacataaacttgcaattatgagaaaaaatacaGAACTAAaattttatatcccacaattctgactttatttctcagaattgcaagaaaaaatgttGAATTGGGAGACATAGACctgcaattatgaggaaaaaagtcacaactgcaagtttatatcccacaaatctgactttatttctcagaactgcaaaaaaaaaaatagatttgcaagtttatatcccacaattctgactttatttctcagaattgcaagaaacaaagtaGAATtgggagacataaacttgcaattatgagaaaaaatcagaactgtaagtttaaatcctacaattctgactttatttctcagaactgcaagaaaaaaatctgaattgggagatataaacctacaatcatgagaaaaaaaatctgaactgcaAGTTTAAATCctacaattctgtctttatttctcagaattgaaagaaacAAAGTAGAATtgggagacataaacttgcaattatgagaaaaaaatcatatttatttctcagaatcgcaaaaaaaaaaaaaatgatttgcaagtttatatcccacaattctgactttatttctcagaactgctagaaaaaagtcagaattgggagatatagacctgcaattatgagaaaaaatacaGAACTaaaattttatatctcacaattctgactttatttctcagaactgcaagaaaaaaatcagaactgcaaaTTTAAATCCCACGATTAtgactttattactcagaattgaaagaaacAAAGTAGAATtgggagacataaacttgcaattatgaggaaaaaaatctgaactgcaattttatatcccacaattctgactttatttctcagaactgcaagaaaaaagtaaatactgggagatataaacctgcaattatgagaaaaaagacagaactgcaagtttaaatcctacaattctgactttatttctcagaactgcaagaaaaagtcagaattgggagatataaacctgcaattatgaggaaaaagacagaactgcaagtttatatcccacaattctgattttatttctcagaactgcaagaaaaaaatctgaattgggagATTTAAAtctgcaattatgagaaaaaatacaGAACTaaaaatttatatcccacaattctgactttatttctcagaactgcaagaaaaaaaatcagaactgcaaatttaaatcccacaattatgactttatttctcagaattgaaagaaacAAAGTAGAATTGGGAGACataaaacttgcaattatgaggaaaaaaatctgaactgcaattttatatcccacaattctgactttatttctcagaactgctagaaaaaagtcagaattgggagatataaatctgcaattatgaggaaaaaatacAGAACTAAaattttatatcccacaattctgactttatttctcagaattgcaagaaaaaatgttGAATTGGGAGACATAGACctgcaattatgaggaaaaaaatcacaactgcaagtttatatcccacaaatctgactttatttctcagaactgcaaaaaaaaaatagatttgcaagtttatatcaaacaattctgactttatttctcagaattgcaagaaacaaagtaGAATtgggagacataaacttgcaattatgagaaaaaatcagaactgtaagtttaaatcctacaattctgactttatttctcagaactgctagaaaaaagtcagaattgggagatataaacctacaatcatgagaaaaaaaagacagaactacaattttatatcccacaattctgacaattctgactcaaTTGCGAGTATATCACACAATCAAAAGGgccagaacaattttttttttttgccctccaaaaatgcttttcttacttttgtcttgtttccatccaACATAtcaaacaaattcttaaatcaagaaggattttctaaacaagtgaaaattattttttttgttttcagtttttgtgtagaacaagctaaatatcctgccattggtGTAAGCaaaaaactcttattttaaacagaaaacgagattttttttttcttatcccattggcagatttttttgcttgttttaagcaacaatgcacttaattttgactatttatttctgaaaacaaaaaattatttttacttgtctagaaaatccttcttgatttaagaatttctagatattttgtctagaaacaagacaaaaaatggaaataagaaaagcattttttgcagtgtgcataaaaatctgtaaaattgttCACCTTCACAAAATCAAGATTGTTCATATTTTATCTTTTGCATTTATTAATTGTTGATTCTGCAGATTTGCGAACTGTCATATATTGTATCTGCTGATCATGATTCACAAATagttaaagaattaaaaaaaagaactttGACGTTGCATATATTCATTTTGACACTGTTCTGAATCATTTGTGTCAGTCTGAATAAACTACAAGATAAAACCAAACAGATACTTACTGTCCTCCCCAGTAGATCTTAGTTGTTACTACGTAACTGGATCGTCTGAAACAGATTTTTTAGGGAAAAATGGTGGTTATATTGAGGACAAGACTAATACTGtcctatctttttttttcttttttaaattaatccAAGATTGAGCATAGAAATACAGAAATACAagctaaaactataaaaatattttccaTGAATCAAGACTGAGAAGAATATATAGCAGGCTGTTATTCATGTGAcataaaattaatcaaaaatgacagaCATCAGAATAAAAGCAGGTCACCTCCAGCCTTTCTTCTTGATGATATTCCCTAGAGTGATTTCAGCCCTGCGGAAAAAGGAGGAcacaaaatctgaaaatatattttatgattattacaattacactgcaaattaaaaaaaataataattagtccCAATGTCAGTCTAGTTTTCCAGAAGATAGCTTCACCTGAGAATCAAAAATGCCTAAAGACATTGCAGTggtcatattatattatattatacatgcATTTGATCATGTTTGACTAGCATT
Protein-coding regions in this window:
- the LOC141334517 gene encoding voltage-gated potassium channel subunit beta-3 isoform X2 produces the protein MQVSFACTEHNLKSRSEDRLCGLRTAPPPGGSSGGGERGSGQGGNGNYAPQSLVKTRDAPGSRPLPQGHAHMKEAIGRHSSMKYRNLGKSGLRVSCLGLGTWVTFGSQISDEMAESLMTIAYENGVNLFDTAEVYASGRAEITLGNIIKKKGWRRSSYVVTTKIYWGGQAETERGLSRKHIIEGLRGSLSRLQLDYVDIVFANRNDVNSPMEEVVRAMTFVINQGMAMYWGTSRWSAMEIMEAYSVARQFNLIPPVCEQAEYHYFQRDKVEVQLPELYHKIGVGAMTWSPLACGLITGKYSEGVPDCSRAAMKGYQWLKERVYSEEGRRQLAKIKELHLVADRLGCTASQLAIAWCLRSEGVSSVLLGVSNTDQLLENLGALRVLSQMTPQTVSEMDALLGNKPHSKKESRA
- the LOC141334517 gene encoding voltage-gated potassium channel subunit beta-2 isoform X1 — encoded protein: MFGSRGAKGGKFSVEDLYGISKKPKASSGPASSVGTKGAVQGRGKGQKGETDALASQILEAAHRLVERRRLELYLRECGLSINDCQSERQAMRYRNLGKSGLRVSCLGLGTWVTFGSQISDEMAESLMTIAYENGVNLFDTAEVYASGRAEITLGNIIKKKGWRRSSYVVTTKIYWGGQAETERGLSRKHIIEGLRGSLSRLQLDYVDIVFANRNDVNSPMEEVVRAMTFVINQGMAMYWGTSRWSAMEIMEAYSVARQFNLIPPVCEQAEYHYFQRDKVEVQLPELYHKIGVGAMTWSPLACGLITGKYSEGVPDCSRAAMKGYQWLKERVYSEEGRRQLAKIKELHLVADRLGCTASQLAIAWCLRSEGVSSVLLGVSNTDQLLENLGALRVLSQMTPQTVSEMDALLGNKPHSKKESRA